TCAATCTCCCGCATATCGGCCACTTCCCCAGGATTTAGGTTTAGGGCCTTAATGACGGCCTCTTTGCAGGCAAATCGACCCGCAAGGAAGGGGACGGGATCTTTGTGTTTGTGGCAATATTCCACTTCTTCTTCGGTAAAAACTCGCTTCAGGAACCGGTCCCCGTGTTTTTCTAGAAGTTCACGAATTCTCTGGTTTTCTACGATGTCGTTCCCGACGGATAACATAAGATGATTTATTTTCGCCGAAGTTCCAAGAGTCGAGCAAATAAAATATTGTTTTCTTTGTGGTAAGGACGCCTCAACTGCACTCTTTCCGAATAGTCAAAAGCCGCCGAAAAATCACCATTTTTAAACAATGCCTCGGCAATGTAGAAAAGTGTTAGGCTGTCCGATGGATTTTTTTGTATATATTTTACAGCAAATTCCAAAGGGAAGGCAGACATTCTGTATTCAGTATACAAATAAATCTTTTGGACGGAAAGCGGGGCTTCGTGGATGGAATCAAAATTCCCTGAAATCATCCTTTCCACATCAGACCATTTTTTTTGTTTGTATAAAGTCAATGCTCTTAGGTAAACAAAATGTTTTGGATGGTTGTTTGGAATATGGATCGGTGATCCGTCACCCGTGTACTCCACTCGGATCAAAGACAAATCATCAATTAACTCACCATGACTTTTAATAGCATCACGAATGGATTCTAAATCCCCTTGACCTTCTAGTGTTGTTTTAAGAAATAATTCATCATCCTCATTTACTTCCATTTCGATTTCAGAACCAATGAGGATATCATCTCGGCCATCGGAACCAATCAACAATACATCTCCTTTTTCTAACTGGAAGGTATTGATTTGCAGAGCCTTTTTAGATGCTAACAACCCTAACTTCGCACAAACATAGTTATGTGGTAGGAAAAAAGTATTACGATTACGATAAATTACCGGTCTTGGATGCTCTGCATTGAGGAAATAGAAAAAACCTGTTTCATCATCAATCAAACAAAGAAACATAGATATAAGCATTGAACCATCAAAGGTCACAAGTGTGTTATGTAATTCGATGTAAGCATTACTCACCCATTTTTCGGGAGTGATGTCACGACCTTCATCGGACTGCCCATTTCTTTTAATGATGGCTTCAAATACGGATCCAATCACAAGAGCCCCGCTCGCTCCTTGCATGGACTTACCCATAGCATCACCATTCAAAACAACAATATACTTCTTATCTTGCAACTGGATAGAGGAAGATACACATAGATCCCCACCAATTTCAGAACTCCACTGCTTATAAGAAAATTTCTTTTTTTGTTCGGTAAGGAACTGAATTTTCATATTCGATGAACTAGCATGATTTTGTGTTAATGGTTCAATCAGTAATGAAGCTAAAAAATAATCGCCATCCTGTTGCTCTTTCAAACCCTTAACTTCCGTTAACGCATAATTCAATTCTTTAGTTCGCTCATCAACTTTTTGTTCTAGGTTAGTATAAAGAAGAGAGTTCTCAATTGAAACAGCAATTTGCGAAGATAAAATTTTAAGAATTTCCACACGACCAGGAGTGAATGCATCTGTAGTAAGATTGTTCTCCAAATAAACAATACCCACCACAGTCCCATGGCTCAAAATTGGATAACAAAGTAGAGATTTAGGAAGGGTCATTTTTACATAAGGATCATTTTTAAAATCCCCTTCCCTAGCAGCATCTCCACAAATCACAACAAGCCCTGTTCTCACCACATAACCAATAATTTGCGAAGGAATTTTATTCTGATTCACATAAGCAACAGGCTCTAAAAAATCAATGGCAAAAGGAGATTCTGAATAAACAAAAACAGATTCTTTTTCTGCCTCTGATTCGGCCAAAACCTGCCACCCTGAGTCAGATTTTAAAATAAAATATCCCCTCTCCGCACCAGCATTCTCAATTAGAATTTTCATCATCTTTTCCAAAAGACGATTGAGCTGAATTTCTCCAGAAATAGTTTGAGATGCTTTGATTACCGTATTGATATCTAAGGAAGAACCGACATCACCAAAAATATCTTTGGTTGTACTAAACAAGGAAAGGCTATCCGTAGAATCAGTTCGGAAGTTTCTCCCAATGTATTTTTTTAACGCGATATGATTGGCTTCTAGTTGTTTTACCTTAGACAAAAATCCATATTTACCATATCGGTAATGTGCTTCCACCAAATGTAGGTTACTGTATTGTTCAAACCCTGTTTCCTTCCACATTCGAACCAGAAATTCGTTTGCTATTGCTTCTTCTAAAATATAACTAAATTCTCGAGCGGAAGAAATGGCTGCCTTACAAGCAATCACTGCTTGTGTTTTTTCATTTGCAATATAAAGTAATAAAGCCGAGATAATTTCATATTTATGAGCAAAATTTTCAGGAGAACTTTTTGCCCATACCTTCATTCGTTTTCCAAAATTCACTAATCTCTTTTTGAGAGCAGCTTTCGTCACTCCAGGAGGAGTTTGATCATCAACAATGAGAGAAAAGGCGACAAGAGCCCCAAAAAACACATGTTCAGGAACAAACATCATTCCGAACATTGCACCTTCCAAAGAATCCAATTTTAAAGAATATTCATAAGCCTTTAATTTATCACCTAGGAAATACTCAATTCGCAACTTACATAAGTTATAGTCAAAAAGAGCATTTGCATTTCCAGTAGCCAACCATTCAGAAACAGTTTCCGATTCGGAAAAATACCGACCCTCTAAATTCATTGGGTCAGCAGATTCCCCTCTCATATTCTCAACCAATTGAAGATTTAAACGATGTACCTGATAAGCATGGTTTTGGCGTAAACTGAGAAGTGAGGCATCGTAACGAAGTTGGCTTTTATAAAGGTCTTCCAAGTTTTCCCGAAACAACATACCTTGGAAATGGATATTATTTAAAGAATAAGCCGAGTATTGTAAATCTCCTGTTTCCATTCCGGCAAGAAAACTATCCCAAAATATAGAACGTCCATCTCTCGCATGATTTTTCCAAGGAGCAATCATACATGCAAACATAAACAAAGTTCGACATCTAAAAGTTCTAGCATCTAAGGAATCAAGTAACCGAACACCTAACTGGCCAAATTTTAATCCATCTTCATAATTACCAAGGCCAGAACCTTGGATCATTCCCATAGCACAGAACCCAAAGGCACTGATCTCAGATAATCCATATCGGAGAGTATGGTTGACCAATTTCAAAACAATCACTGGAAATAAATTTGGTTCTGCTAAAAAAGAAGGAGCAATACAAGCATTGAGAAGTCTCATGATTGCTAAATATTTTGGATCTTCTGAAACGGGGAGGTTTTCCAAACTTTCGATAGTCTTTCGACCTAATTTAAGTTTAAACTTTAAAATTTCACTAAGTGGAGATAGAGGAGTTGCTTTTTTGGGTAATCTTACCCCGACAAGTTTTAATGCTTGTTTAAGAGTTTCTAAGACCTCTTTCATTTTGTTTTGAGTCACAAGCATTGATGATTGAAGCTCATAAACTAAAATTTTATCCAAATCGTTTCGTACGAAACTTAGAATATAATTAAAACTTTTTTCGGCAGCTTCAAAGTTCTTAGAGAGATAGGCCGATCTTGCATAAGCTAAATGTAATTTCAGAGTGTTTTCATATTCAGAACTCCACTCATTGTCAGACATAAGCCCAACCATTCTATCGAAAAAAGTAAAAGCAGCATCATAAGCGGATGAATTTAATGCTTTAAATCCAGCCTTCTCATTTAACACTCGCAACTCGGCCAATTCTTCACTTCCCTTCATCTGGGAAGCACCCAAATTCAGTTGGTTCACAATTGTAAACAGATGATCTTCTAACTTATACTTATAAAGAATAGAAAGATAAGTTTTCCCTATTTTATAATGAAGTTTAGATTTTTCTTCAGGAGAAATAATTTTGTAGATTGCTTCCCTGATTTTATCATGAGTGAAATTTGCATCCTCTAACCCAAGAATTAAAAATTCTTCATTAGCAAGAGAAACCAAATCCATGGAAGCCTTATGGTAAGGCCTCTCCGCGATGGTTGCATAAATATCATGGCGGAACCAGTTCCCGATACAGGCAGTAAGTTTTAACGCTTCTACCAACTCAGGGGTTTGTAAATTAATTTTATCTATGATTAAATCGATAACATTATCAGAAATATTAACTGAATCAATTTTATCTTTATCCCAAGACCAATGATCATCCGCAAAATAAATATAAGATCTCTCATAGAGATTCTTAAACATTTCATTCACATGAAATGGATTTCCTTTTGTTTTTTTCCAAAGAACTTCGGCAATAGGTCGAATTTCAGACTCAGGAACAACTAAGGTTTCCGAAACAAGGGAAGCAACATCCCTTTCACGAAGTGGCTCCAATCGAATCTCAGTAACAGGGATTAGATGTTCACGAAGTTCTTCTAGTAAACGAAAAAACGGATCTGTGGGGAATACTTCATTGTCACGATAAGATAAAATAATAAAAAAATGAGAAATTTCAGGATCTGTGAGAACTTCCTTCAAAAGAAGAATACTTGAAGAGTCTGCCCACTGCATATCATCCAGAAAAAGAACAACAGGATGTTCTTTCGTACAAATGGTACGCAAAAATTTTCGAAACACTAAATGAAATCGATTTTCTGTTTCTATTCCATCCAGTTCTGGGGGAGCTGTCTTCTCCCCTAACAACTGTGACAACTCTGGAACCACATCAATGATCAACTTTGCATTTGCACCCAGAGCATCGTTCAGAATGCGATTCCATTCTTTTACCGAAGATTCACTTTCAGAAAGTAATTGGCGCACAAGTCCTTGTAAGGCCAAATTGATCGCACGATAAGGAATTGATTTTTTATATAAATCAAATTTCCCAGAAGTAAAATATGCCTTTTCTCGGGTTACTGGTTTTTGAATTTCATTGATGAGAGCAGACTTTCCAATCCCAGAACGCCCAGAGATCAGAAAAATTTCTATCCGACCTTCTGTTGCATCCAGAAACTTTTCTTCAAAAATTTGAAGTTGGTTTTCTCTTCCATATAATTTTTTTGGAATTTGAAACCGAGAAGATTTATCATTTTTTGCAAGTTCCATTTGGAACTGATGTAGTGCGTCTCGCCCATTTCCTAAAAGAACAGACTGGATTGCAGAAAGATCAGAAAGTAAACCAGTAGCTGTTTGATAACGATCTTCTGGATTTTTTTCCAAAAGTTTCATAATCAGATCAGAGATAATTTTTGGTGCACCACTTCTCTCTTGTGGTGAAAGAGGAGTTTTTGCTAGATGGGCATGAACCATCTCCAAACTATCCGTGTATAAAAATGGTAGATCACCAGTAATTAACTGGTATAAGGTGACACCGAAGGAATAAAAATCTGTTCTATAATCTACAGTTCGGTTCATTCGTCCTGTTTGTTCAGGAGAGATGTGAGCCAAAGTACCCGTTAAATTCTGATTCATCGGAAGATAAAAATTCCGGTGAGTGAGAAGAGTGGCTGAACCAAAATCAATGATCTTTAAGTCACCGGTATCTGGATTATAAATTATATTTTGTGCTTTGATATCATTGTGTACAATTTTTGCTTTATGAATATCAATTAATGCCTTACAAACTTCGATAGCAATATTCAAAAAAGTTGCAATATTACTATATTTACCACTTAACTGTAATTTGGCGAGATCGGTATACCCAACATGTGGGAAAACAATGGCAACAGTATTTTGATAAGATTCTAGATCTAAAGGTCTTAATGTATAATGGGAATCAATGGATCGTAGGATTTCAAATTCACTTTTAAAGCGAGTGATCTCCTGGTTGTCCGGATAGTCGCGATTCAGTAACTTAATCACAACGGGATTTCCGGATGAAGATTCTCCGATATAAACGGAACTCCTTTTTCCTAAATGGAATTCCTTAATTGCTTTATATTTCCCTACTGTGAACACAAAAATCCCTTATCTAGTTATCTAGCTGTTTTGCCACCGTCGACAGGTATCACAGCCCCAGTGATGAAGGCAGCGCCATCGGTAGACAACCAGACACAAGTTTTTGCAACTTCTTCTGGAGTTGCCATTCTACCCAAAGCGTAAGATTTCATCCTTTCCTTTTTTACCTCTTCCGGGTTAGGTACATTGGCATAAAAAACATCATCCATTTCTGTTTGGATCCCGCCAGGACAAAGAGCTACAACCCGAATTCCGGAAGATCCGTATTCCAGAGCGGCGGACTTAGTAAGTCCAATGATTCCATGTTTAGTCATCGAATAAGGACCCGCTTTTTCTTTTCCTCGAACACCAAGTGCCGAAGAAACATTGATAATGACTCCCCCTTTCCCTTGAGCCAAAAATTGTTTTAACTCAAATTGCATAGAAAGAAAGGTTCCTTTTAAATTTACATCCATTACAGAATCAAAAATATCTAATGGATAATCTGCAGTTGCCTTCAAAACCCCAGAAATTCCTGCATTGTTGACCGCAACATCAACAGAACCATACTTTGAGACAATTGATTCAACAAAATTACGAACTGCTTCCGATTGTGTGACATCACAACGGACGAACATTCCCGTTCCACCTTGTTTTTCCAGGAGAGCCAGGGTTTCTTCCCCTTCTTGTTTTCTTCTCCCGCAAAATCCAACCACATAACCAGCGTTTGCAAATTCAAGGACGATGGATCTTCCTAAACCAGAGGTCCCTCCGGTTACTAATGCTACTTTTTTTCCGCTCATTGGATTTCCCTTTCTTCAATCAATCTTCCATAACGATTGATTGCTTCCTTTACATTGGCTCTATCTAATTCAGAAATCGACTCGAAACGAAACCCGGCAAAGAAAGTGTCTTCATTATTATCGTCTTCTTTGATCCATAATAAAATACAAGTTCCATGGACAAAACCCACAATATCAAAATGCATAAAAAATTCGAGCTGCCCACTATTGGCCAAATCACCCGGATGGATCCCTGAGCAGCGCACCATAAACCCAGAACTAGAAATATTTTCGATGGTTGAGACGATATTACGTCCATTATCCCTAACTGAAATGTTATTCTTAAATTGATCCAGAATGCGGAATCTGGGATCAATTTCATAAACTTCTTCCTGAGTAATTTTTAAGCGTTTGTATACTTTTAAAGGCAGGATACTTGCGGCCATTTCAATACGAGTGATTTCCTGATTTTCCTGGTAGGCAGTGATTTCTAATTTCGAGTAGTTCCAATAACCTGATTTACTGTTTTTGGTCTCGATGGCTTTGGCTCGGAGTTTAATCGGCATATTCATCTTTGCATATTGAAAAAACTCTGAGTTTAAATATAACAATAAAAAGGTGACTCCTTCAAAGGGAACCTTCCCATACATATGATTACAAGAAATTCCGAATTGTCTGGCGGCTTCTACAATTTGCATTCCCGAAATATGTTTTAGATTGGGTGGTGAAAAAAATTTATGATTCGGAGGAATATACAAATTCGCAAAAAAAGTATCTTTTTTGGGAATTGCTTCAATTGGCTCGAAGATTGCAGATATTTTCGATTTCTCTACATTGCCAACATAGTAGTCTCGACGTTTAACAATTTGAAGGATTCTAATCTCATCTGATTCTGTAACCTTATCATTTAGAATATAATGTTGGGATTCTGCATCAAAATGATAAAACTTACTAATAAAATCTCTCTGCGTATCATCAATCTCGGCTTCCGATAAAATCTTTTCTGCTGATTCTTTACGAATGCGATACGGAATTGTTTTGAGTTGGTAATAACTCCCACTAGAATCTTGTCTTTTTGCATAGTATTGTAGCAAAAAGTCAATTTCCCCTTGGTTTAACCTAGGAAAAACATCTTCTTCCATGACAACAGCCGTAACCATTCGAGGGAGAGCCCTTCGAATATTGGAAACGAAACTGTCGTCTTGGAAATAAGTCCGAGTGTATCTTTTATCAAGAGGTAAAACTGCTGGGAATTCTTCTTTATCAAAAACCTTCATTGGGATCAACCGAAAATCTCTTCTAGGGTAAGTCCGTAGATTCCGATAGGATAGAATTCAGCGCAACTAATTTAACAATGAATTGACAAATTTATGCCATTCTCACCTAACAATGGTTACTGAACATGGCGCGTAATGCACAACACGATCAGAAACGCTTCCCATAATGAATCTTCCAAGAATTCCGTGACCCCTACTTCCAATAACGATCAAATCGGCTTTTTCTTTTTCAGCAAGTTTGCATATTTCTTCAGCAGGGTAACCTTCTAAAATCACACGTTCCCATTTGACTGTGGTCTCATCCAGAATCGGATGTATCTTTTCAAATCGCTGCTCAGAGATCCATTTCACCCTGTCTTTTCCGGCAGGGGCCGCATCATAGTAGCCTGGCAATGGACCAAAATCCTCAATCACTTCCACAACATAACATTTTGCATTACTTGCCTTTGCGATTGCTAAACCAAACTCCAAAGCTTTTGCAGAACTTGGAGAACCATCAATAGGAATGATCAGTGTTTGAATCAATTTTTCCATACAGGAATTTTACCATTTTCTTCATTTTCGGAAAGTGAAATTCCTTTGATAAATGTCAAAATTGATAAAAGAGTACGCGGAATTTAGAACTTTAGAATTCAATCATCAATACAAATGAAATTTGGTGGGATTATTTTTTCCCACCCTCATCTTCTTTCGTTAAATAATAAGCTACAAGGATTGGAAGTGTTGTCACAAGAATCACAAAAACAGCCACCACATTTGTCACTGGTCTTTGTCTAGGACGAATGAATTCCGTTAACATCCAAATAGGAACAGTGGACTGTTGGCCCGCAGTAAAGGTGGTTACAATGACTTCATCAAAAGATAATGCAAATGACAACATCCCACCTGCGAGAAGTGCAGTGGCTATATTTGGTAAAATCACAAATCGAAATGTTTGCCAAGGGTTCGCACCTAAATCCATAGATGCTTCTACCATGGAGTGAGAACTTCGACGCAGTCTCGCCAAAACGTTGTTATAAACAGTGACAATACAAAACGTCGCGTGAGCAATCACAATGGTCCAAGTACTAAAAGGAATTCCAAAAAGAGACATGGCAGACCTAAGTGAAATCCCAGTGACAATTCCAGGCAAAGCAATCGGCAAAATCACAAGAAAGGAAATCACTTCTCTTCCAAAGAACTTACTCCGATAGACAGCAAGACAAGCCAAGGTTCCAAGGATGATAGCCATAACCGTGGAAACAGTCGCGACTTGAGAAGATAGAATGATGGCTTCCCAAATATCATTTCTTTCCCAAGCCACTCCAAACCATTTGAGAGTGAATCCTGGTAACGGAAATTGGAATGTTTTCTCATCAGTAGAAAAAGCATACATGATGATGATAAAAATGGGGATATGGATAAATAGAAAACCAAGGACGGTTGCAATTTTTAATCCAATTGTTCCGAAATTCCATTTAGAGGGCATCGAAAGCTCCTAATCGTTTTGCGATCATGAGATATACCATCATAATGATGATAGGAATCACGGAAAAAGCGGCCGCCAAAGGGATGTTACCTGCTGTTCCTTGATGGGTATAAACTGCCATTCCAATAAAATAACTTGAGTTTCCAATAATGGTTGGAATGATATAATCACCTAATGTGAGAGAGAAGGTGAAAATAGAACCGGCCACCACTCCCGGGAATGCCAACGGCAACACAACTTTACGAAACGTTTGAGCAGGGCCACCACCTAAATCAGAGGAAGCTTCGAGTAAAGATTTCGGAATCCGTTCTAATGATGCTTGGATAGGAAGGATCATATAAGGAAGCCAGATGTAAACAAAAACCAAAAACATCCCTATATAAGAAAAAGACAAAGAAGTTCCACCAATGACAGGAAGAGAAAGAACGACATCCAAAACATGTAAAAGCCCAAGTTCTTCCAAAAACCAAGTTAGAATCCCCTCTTTAGCCATGATGAGCTTCCACGAATAAACTTTCACAAGGTAACTCGACCAAAGTGGTAACATGACTCCCAAATAAAGAACCGGTTTTAATTTAGGACCAGCATACATTGCCATATAATAGGCAATCGGGAATGCAATGATTGCACTCACAAGCGTGACAGTAAACGCCATAGTAGTGGTACGAATGATGATATCCCAGTTGGTACTTTGGCGGAACAGATCATAATAAGATTCTAAAGTAAATTCTCTTTTGATCACTCCAGAGAAAGAGTCGATAGAGAAAAAACTTTGAATGAGGAGTGTAAAAAGAGATCCCAAATACACAACCCCAAGCCAAATCAGAAGTGGTGCTAGTAATAGAAATATCGCAAGACCCTTACGATAAAAAAGAAATGTAAAAAACTTATCAAAGGTAGTTGTCATTTACAAATCCTCAAAGTAAATGCATGTCGGAATCTTTCCAACCCACAAGCACTTCCGAACCAATTGCAATATGTTCTGCAGAAATTTTTAAATTTTGAGTGGATGCAATGATCCTCGAACCATTGGGAATTTCAAAATGCATTTTGGATGTAGCACCTGAATACACTTGGCTTTTTAAAATTGCTTTAAAGGTTCTGTAACCAGTAGAGTGATTGTCTTCCTTTGCATTGGCAAACACATGCACTCGCTCAGGGCGAATCATTCCTTTGCCAGTTTGGCCTGTAAGACGTTTTGTTTCTTCCAAAGAAAGAATATTAGAAGTTCCTACGAAGTTGGCAACAAATTCTGTTTTGGGGCGATCATACAATTCTTCCGGTGTGGCAATTTGCTCCACCTTACCTTTATTAAAGACTGCAATGCGATCCGACATCGAGAGGGCTTCTTCTTGGTCATGAGTGACAAAGATAAAAGTGATCCCCACTTCTTTTTGGATGGCTTTGAGTTCCAATTGCATTTCTTCTCTGAGTTTTAAATCCAGGGCACCGAGTGGTTCATCCAAAAGCAAAACTCCTGGGCGATTGATCAGAGCTCTTGCCAGCGCAATCCTTTGTCTTTGCCCTCCAGATAATTCAGAAGGTTTACGATTTCCCACATCGGGAAGGCGAACCATGGCAAGCATTTCAGAAACTCTTTGGTCGATTTCTTTTGTAGGAGTTTTTTTGATTTTTAAACCATACCCAACATTTTCCGCCACGGTCATGTGAGGAAACAAAGCATAGTCTTGAAAGACTGTATTTACATTTCTTTTGTAAGGCGGAATGCCTGTGACATCGACGCCTTCCAAAAGAACCCTTCCTGAGGTTGTATCTTGAAACCCTGCCACCATACGGAGGCAAGTTGTTTTACCAGACCCGGAAGGGCCTAACATCGAAAAGAATTCACCTTTTCGAATCCCGAAGGAGACATCATCCACCGCTATAAATTGGTCGAATTTCCTTGTTACATTTTGAAATTCAACATCGTAAACTTGGTCCATTCCCTCTCCTTCAGAACTTGTAATGTTAGGATATTTTATTTACTTCCAATGATGGAAATATAGTCTTCAGCCCATTTTTTATAAGGCACACATTTTCTTCCACCGGAACAATCTTCTTTTGGAGTTCTCCAGAATGCAATTTTTTCAAAGTTATTGAATCCGTTTACAGCACAACCTGTGTCTCCAAGTAAAGCATTTCCTTTACAAGCAGATGGAACGGAAGGAACAGATCCAAACCAAGAAGCAAGATCCCCTTGTACTTTTGGTGACAATGAATGTTCTAACCACTTGTAAGCACAGTTCACGTGTTTAGAATCTTTGTGTAACATTGTGCTGTCTGCCCAACCAGTCGCACCTTCTTTCGGAACGATGGAAGCTACAGGTTGTTTTTCACCCACAAGTAAGTTTACTTGGAATGGCCATGTAGAAGAAGCAACAAGTCCTTCTTTTTTAAAGTCATCCACTTGAACCATAGCATCATGCCAATACTTTGGAACAAGTTGTCTTTGTTTCTTTAATAATTCAATGACAGCATTGTATTGTTTTTCATCCAACTCATAAGGATCTTGGA
The DNA window shown above is from Leptospira brenneri and carries:
- a CDS encoding ABC transporter ATP-binding protein, coding for MDQVYDVEFQNVTRKFDQFIAVDDVSFGIRKGEFFSMLGPSGSGKTTCLRMVAGFQDTTSGRVLLEGVDVTGIPPYKRNVNTVFQDYALFPHMTVAENVGYGLKIKKTPTKEIDQRVSEMLAMVRLPDVGNRKPSELSGGQRQRIALARALINRPGVLLLDEPLGALDLKLREEMQLELKAIQKEVGITFIFVTHDQEEALSMSDRIAVFNKGKVEQIATPEELYDRPKTEFVANFVGTSNILSLEETKRLTGQTGKGMIRPERVHVFANAKEDNHSTGYRTFKAILKSQVYSGATSKMHFEIPNGSRIIASTQNLKISAEHIAIGSEVLVGWKDSDMHLL